From a single Paenibacillus sp. FSL R5-0345 genomic region:
- the truB gene encoding tRNA pseudouridine(55) synthase TruB: protein MSELEGVLAVYKPAGFTSHDVVAKARRILGMKRIGHTGTLDPQVTGVLPLCLGRATRVVEYIQELPKEYVATLRLGMSSDTEDLTGTITETVDEVHVTEEEILSVLASFKGVISQVPPMYSAVKVDGKRLYELAREGKTVERKSREVEIYEIEMTDMTWEGNHPDITFRVLCSKGTYIRTLCVDIGRALGLPGVMVKLERTMSAGISASHCLTLEDIATHKEAGTLEDHLIAADEAISHMPKHTVMDEKKKAALQGQRLSSRFIAPEVKTNSQFRLYDLQGGFLGIYELEDTGAIAPVKVFAQA, encoded by the coding sequence ATGAGTGAATTAGAAGGTGTACTGGCGGTTTACAAGCCGGCAGGCTTCACTTCACATGATGTTGTAGCCAAGGCGCGTCGTATTCTCGGTATGAAACGGATCGGACATACGGGAACGCTTGATCCTCAGGTGACAGGTGTACTGCCGCTTTGTCTGGGTCGTGCTACTCGTGTTGTGGAGTATATTCAGGAGTTGCCTAAAGAATATGTGGCTACACTGAGACTGGGGATGTCCAGTGATACCGAGGACTTAACAGGGACTATTACAGAAACTGTTGATGAGGTGCATGTAACTGAAGAAGAAATTCTATCAGTGCTTGCTTCATTTAAAGGTGTTATTTCTCAGGTTCCTCCGATGTATTCAGCGGTTAAAGTTGACGGGAAACGTCTTTATGAGCTGGCACGAGAAGGCAAAACCGTTGAACGTAAAAGCCGTGAAGTAGAGATTTATGAAATTGAAATGACGGATATGACTTGGGAAGGCAATCATCCAGATATCACCTTCCGGGTGCTGTGCTCAAAGGGCACGTACATTCGTACTCTCTGTGTCGATATCGGACGAGCACTTGGACTGCCGGGTGTGATGGTAAAGCTTGAGAGAACGATGTCGGCAGGGATTTCTGCTAGTCATTGTCTTACGCTAGAGGATATTGCGACTCACAAGGAAGCCGGAACATTGGAAGATCATTTAATCGCTGCAGACGAAGCCATTTCTCATATGCCAAAGCACACTGTAATGGATGAGAAAAAGAAGGCAGCTTTGCAGGGGCAACGTTTGTCCTCGCGATTTATCGCTCCAGAGGTGAAGACGAACAGTCAATTTCGGCTATACGATCTTCAAGGTGGATTTCTTGGCATTTATGAATTGGAAGATACAGGTGCAATTGCTCCAGTGAAGGTGTTTGCACAAGCTTAA
- the infB gene encoding translation initiation factor IF-2, which yields MTKEENKDKLRVYEYAKSLNMSSKEIITILKRLNVPVNNHMSVMENGSVNKVEQFFKDIKSNAAAKRDTSSSSRPVTTGAVTAEPQSAQNANKNQQEKQVGMNSNQNNNQSTTSPRPQSGQDSRRTQTGSTQNARPQQSGAPRTNSTSGSRPQGSSTGGNRPQGSNTGGSRPQGSNTGSRPQGSSTGGSRPQGSNTGGSRPQGSNTGGSRPQGSNTGSRPQGQSSAPRTDSRPQGQSNTGGGFTRGDDRGPKKNTTGGRPNTNNRRFDDGKGGNYRGRGGKNGRGKNQPMVHREKIDNTPKKIIVRGSMTVGETAKLLHKDASEVIKKLISMGVMATINQELDIDTILLLAAEFGVEVEVKIPVDEDSFETVEENDTEDELQSRPPVVTIMGHVDHGKTTLLDAIRSTSVSLGEAGGITQHIGAYQVEINQKKITFLDTPGHEAFTAMRARGAQVTDMTIIVVAADDGVMPQTVEAIAHAKAAGLPIIVAVNKIDKPGADPDKVKQELTSYELVPEEWGGDTIFVNLSAKQRINLEELLEMILLVAEVNEYKANPDKRARGTVIEAELDKNRGPVARVLVQNGTLKVGDAFVAGNCFGRVRAMVNDKGRKIKEAGPSTPVEITGLTEVPQAGDPFMAFEDERKARAIADRRSTSQRQSELNTNTRVTLDDLFQHIKDGEIKDLNVIIKADVQGSVEALKGSLAKIEVEGVRVKIIHSGAGAITESDITLAAASNAIVIGFNVRPDAQTKAAAEQEKVDVRLHNIIYNVIEEIESAMKGMLDPIYKENVIGHAEVRSVFKISKVGTIAGCMVIDGKITRNAEMRLIRSGIVVFTGKVDTLKRFKDDAKEVAQGYECGITLERYNDVQEGDIIEAFLMETVER from the coding sequence TCGAACGCTGCAGCCAAGCGGGATACCAGCTCTAGCAGCCGTCCGGTGACAACCGGTGCGGTAACTGCCGAACCCCAAAGTGCTCAGAATGCCAACAAAAATCAACAGGAAAAGCAGGTAGGTATGAACAGTAACCAAAACAACAACCAATCGACGACGTCCCCAAGGCCCCAAAGCGGACAAGATTCCCGCAGAACACAAACAGGTTCAACGCAGAATGCACGTCCGCAACAAAGCGGAGCTCCACGTACTAACAGTACAAGCGGAAGCCGTCCGCAAGGAAGCAGCACAGGCGGTAATCGTCCACAAGGTAGCAATACCGGTGGCAGTCGCCCGCAAGGAAGTAATACTGGCAGCCGTCCACAAGGTAGCAGTACCGGTGGTAGCCGTCCGCAAGGAAGTAATACTGGTGGCAGCCGTCCGCAAGGTAGCAATACCGGTGGCAGCCGTCCACAAGGAAGTAATACTGGCAGCCGTCCGCAAGGACAAAGCAGTGCGCCTCGCACTGACAGCCGCCCACAAGGTCAATCTAACACCGGCGGAGGTTTCACACGCGGTGACGACAGAGGCCCTAAGAAGAACACAACGGGTGGTCGACCAAATACGAACAATAGACGTTTTGATGATGGTAAGGGCGGTAACTACCGTGGTCGTGGTGGTAAGAATGGCCGTGGTAAGAATCAGCCAATGGTTCACCGTGAGAAGATTGATAACACACCTAAGAAGATTATCGTTCGTGGCAGCATGACCGTTGGTGAAACAGCGAAATTGCTTCACAAAGACGCTTCTGAAGTAATCAAGAAGCTGATCTCTATGGGTGTTATGGCAACCATCAACCAAGAGCTGGATATCGACACCATCCTGCTGCTCGCTGCTGAATTCGGCGTAGAAGTAGAAGTGAAGATTCCTGTTGATGAGGATAGCTTCGAAACTGTGGAAGAGAATGATACTGAAGATGAACTTCAGTCCCGTCCTCCAGTAGTTACGATCATGGGTCACGTTGACCACGGTAAAACTACTTTGCTGGATGCCATTCGTTCGACAAGTGTGTCGCTAGGCGAAGCTGGCGGAATCACACAGCATATCGGTGCTTATCAAGTTGAAATTAATCAGAAGAAAATCACGTTCCTTGATACACCAGGTCACGAAGCATTTACTGCTATGCGTGCTCGTGGTGCACAGGTTACGGATATGACAATTATCGTAGTTGCTGCGGATGACGGTGTTATGCCTCAGACTGTTGAAGCTATTGCACATGCTAAAGCTGCTGGACTTCCGATCATTGTTGCTGTCAACAAAATCGATAAGCCGGGTGCAGATCCTGATAAGGTGAAGCAAGAGCTTACAAGCTATGAACTCGTTCCTGAAGAGTGGGGCGGAGATACCATCTTCGTTAACCTTTCTGCAAAACAACGTATTAACTTGGAAGAACTGCTGGAAATGATCTTGCTCGTTGCTGAAGTTAATGAGTACAAAGCTAACCCTGACAAACGGGCACGCGGTACAGTTATAGAAGCTGAGCTTGATAAGAACCGTGGTCCAGTTGCACGTGTTCTGGTACAGAACGGCACATTGAAAGTCGGCGATGCTTTTGTAGCAGGTAACTGCTTCGGACGTGTACGTGCGATGGTTAATGATAAAGGACGTAAGATCAAGGAAGCTGGACCTTCCACTCCAGTAGAAATTACTGGTTTGACTGAGGTGCCACAAGCTGGCGATCCGTTTATGGCTTTCGAAGACGAGCGTAAAGCCCGTGCGATTGCTGATAGACGTTCCACATCACAACGTCAATCTGAGCTGAATACGAACACCCGTGTAACATTGGATGATTTGTTCCAGCACATTAAAGATGGCGAGATCAAAGACCTTAACGTTATCATTAAAGCTGACGTACAAGGTTCAGTCGAGGCACTTAAAGGTTCCCTGGCTAAGATCGAAGTGGAAGGCGTCCGCGTGAAGATCATTCACAGCGGTGCTGGTGCCATTACGGAATCCGATATTACACTTGCAGCAGCATCTAATGCTATTGTTATTGGCTTTAACGTTCGTCCGGACGCTCAAACCAAGGCAGCTGCTGAACAAGAAAAAGTAGATGTTCGTCTCCATAACATCATCTACAATGTAATCGAGGAAATCGAAAGTGCAATGAAGGGTATGCTTGATCCTATCTATAAAGAGAACGTTATCGGACACGCTGAAGTACGTAGTGTCTTCAAAATCAGTAAAGTGGGTACCATTGCAGGTTGTATGGTTATTGATGGTAAAATTACCCGTAATGCTGAAATGCGCTTGATCCGTAGCGGAATCGTTGTATTTACAGGTAAAGTTGATACCTTGAAACGCTTTAAAGATGATGCCAAAGAAGTGGCGCAAGGTTATGAATGCGGCATAACTTTGGAACGCTATAATGACGTCCAAGAGGGCGACATTATCGAAGCGTTTCTTATGGAAACTGTAGAGCGCTAA
- a CDS encoding DHH family phosphoesterase, translating to MQSYEQSLQQTREFLLEHDDYLVVSHVQPDGDAVSSTLAVGWLLSCLGKKYTMLNEGPIPKRMEYLWHSDEIINMASSEPPRQYSNVICVDCADFQRVGLTHRYFANDALILNIDHHPTNNGYGLVNLIKPDAAATAEILFDLLKTFEITWDIDIATAIYTGLLTDTGGFRYTNTSPKVMAAVSELLSYGVNGPELAETLLEEMTLPQIKILNKALNTLQLSPEGNIAWLYVTPEDMIECAAANEDLEGIVNYPRNIRGVEVGILFKVIHEHAVKVSLRSAGKVDVADLAQTFGGGGHTRAAGARIEATLEEAIAQVLEEVRRHL from the coding sequence ATGCAGAGCTATGAACAAAGTCTCCAGCAGACCCGTGAGTTTCTGCTGGAACACGACGATTACCTTGTAGTGTCGCATGTTCAGCCGGACGGAGATGCAGTCAGCTCCACCCTAGCGGTGGGCTGGCTTCTCTCATGTCTGGGCAAAAAATACACTATGCTGAATGAAGGACCGATACCGAAGCGGATGGAATACTTATGGCATTCGGATGAAATCATCAATATGGCCTCTAGTGAACCGCCCCGTCAATACAGCAATGTGATCTGTGTGGATTGTGCTGATTTTCAGCGAGTAGGGCTGACCCATCGCTATTTTGCGAATGATGCTCTAATCCTGAATATTGACCATCACCCAACTAATAACGGTTATGGACTTGTGAATTTAATCAAACCGGATGCTGCTGCGACTGCGGAAATTTTGTTCGATCTGCTAAAGACGTTCGAGATTACATGGGACATCGATATTGCTACAGCAATATACACAGGTCTCTTGACAGATACTGGTGGATTTCGATATACCAACACATCACCTAAAGTAATGGCGGCCGTATCCGAACTGCTTTCTTATGGTGTTAACGGTCCTGAACTGGCTGAGACCTTACTTGAAGAAATGACATTGCCACAGATTAAAATTCTAAATAAAGCATTAAATACTCTTCAATTATCACCCGAAGGGAATATTGCCTGGCTGTATGTTACACCTGAGGATATGATCGAATGTGCTGCTGCGAATGAAGATTTAGAAGGAATCGTGAACTACCCTCGTAATATTCGAGGTGTGGAAGTAGGAATTCTGTTCAAGGTCATTCATGAACATGCGGTTAAGGTTAGTTTGCGTTCTGCTGGTAAGGTGGACGTGGCTGATCTAGCGCAAACGTTTGGAGGTGGCGGTCATACCCGTGCTGCAGGTGCGCGTATAGAAGCTACACTTGAAGAGGCAATAGCTCAGGTGCTTGAGGAGGTTAGACGTCATTTATGA
- the rbfA gene encoding 30S ribosome-binding factor RbfA — protein MSKIRAGRVGEQIKKELSQLIQSGLKDPRIGFVTVTGVDVTNDLSQAKVYLSVFGDEEQKSGSLKAIEKANGFLRSELGKAIRLRHTPELIFKIDESVAYGSHIEKLLGELHKND, from the coding sequence ATGTCTAAAATTAGAGCAGGACGAGTGGGCGAGCAGATCAAGAAAGAGCTTAGTCAACTTATCCAAAGCGGACTGAAAGACCCTCGAATCGGTTTTGTAACTGTAACTGGCGTAGACGTGACTAACGATCTGTCGCAAGCGAAAGTATACCTAAGCGTGTTCGGGGATGAAGAACAGAAGTCAGGCTCACTAAAAGCGATCGAAAAAGCAAATGGTTTTCTTCGCTCTGAGCTTGGCAAGGCGATTCGCCTACGGCACACACCGGAACTGATCTTCAAGATTGATGAATCTGTCGCTTACGGCAGTCACATTGAGAAACTTCTCGGAGAGCTTCACAAGAACGATTAG
- the rpsO gene encoding 30S ribosomal protein S15 — translation MALTQERKHQLIDEHKTHESDTGSPEVQVAILTENIVNLTDHLRTHKKDHHSRRGLLKMVGQRRKLLAYLKNKDIRRYSALIERLGLRR, via the coding sequence ATGGCATTGACTCAAGAACGTAAACATCAATTGATCGACGAGCACAAAACTCACGAATCCGATACTGGATCCCCTGAGGTGCAAGTTGCTATCCTAACGGAGAACATCGTTAATTTGACTGACCACTTGCGTACGCACAAGAAAGATCATCACTCCCGTCGCGGATTGTTGAAAATGGTTGGACAACGTCGTAAACTTCTGGCGTATTTGAAAAACAAAGACATCAGACGTTACAGCGCCCTGATCGAAAGACTGGGATTGCGTCGTTAA
- a CDS encoding bifunctional riboflavin kinase/FAD synthetase — MRTVTLTYPMSPETAAEWAQPQVAALGQFDGLHRGHASVITSAVALARKQGVPAAVLTFHPHPKDVMGKGDYEGYLTPPVEKQEILASMGVDILYVIEFNEQLSRVSPQNFVSVMLLPLHIVTAVVGFDFRFGYQGEGDVEMLRKLGEGVMNVEVAPPFLLEGEKVSSSGIRKSLQNGDLELANSWFGRCYYLRGEVGHGEKRGRTIGFPTANLKLSAHFVIPTKGVYAVRVFYKDKVLYGVMNVGVKPTFHDGVLTPSFEVHLFDFEGDLYDQELKVELVSYIRPERKFESIDALITQIGEDAETAKKILGYNL; from the coding sequence GTGAGAACCGTAACGTTAACCTATCCGATGTCTCCGGAGACTGCTGCAGAGTGGGCTCAGCCTCAAGTGGCTGCTCTAGGGCAGTTTGACGGATTGCATCGTGGACATGCCAGCGTCATTACATCCGCTGTGGCCTTAGCCCGTAAACAAGGTGTACCGGCCGCAGTCCTTACATTTCATCCCCATCCTAAAGATGTTATGGGTAAGGGTGATTATGAAGGGTATTTGACGCCACCCGTAGAAAAGCAGGAGATTCTAGCTAGTATGGGTGTCGATATCTTATATGTTATTGAATTTAATGAGCAGCTTTCCCGTGTAAGTCCACAAAATTTTGTCTCTGTTATGCTTTTGCCGCTACATATTGTAACTGCAGTTGTCGGCTTTGACTTTCGTTTTGGTTATCAAGGTGAAGGCGATGTTGAGATGCTTCGCAAGCTGGGTGAAGGTGTTATGAATGTAGAGGTTGCTCCCCCTTTTCTGCTTGAAGGAGAAAAGGTCAGTAGCTCAGGCATTCGCAAAAGTCTCCAAAACGGGGATTTAGAGCTGGCAAACTCCTGGTTCGGACGTTGTTATTATCTTCGTGGTGAAGTGGGTCATGGTGAGAAGAGAGGTCGCACAATTGGTTTTCCAACGGCGAATTTGAAGCTCAGTGCTCATTTTGTAATACCAACTAAAGGTGTTTATGCCGTCCGAGTCTTTTATAAGGATAAAGTTCTTTACGGGGTTATGAATGTGGGCGTTAAACCTACTTTTCATGATGGTGTATTGACTCCAAGCTTTGAGGTTCATCTGTTTGACTTCGAAGGAGACTTGTATGATCAAGAGCTCAAGGTAGAATTAGTATCTTACATTCGTCCTGAACGGAAATTCGAATCTATAGATGCGTTGATCACTCAAATTGGTGAGGATGCAGAAACCGCAAAGAAGATTTTGGGGTATAATCTATAG